Proteins encoded together in one Camelina sativa cultivar DH55 chromosome 9, Cs, whole genome shotgun sequence window:
- the LOC104715755 gene encoding uncharacterized protein LOC104715755: MFLVFDVSGLCTPYVARFLAKEHDKASECQVHPSTNGCFEVTLDGDKHRVSLQNMTCTCKKYQICGIPCEHAYGVILKRTLSADDYVCQWFRTAMWRLNYTNGITPQRGARHWPSTLGENVHVPPEPPQPGRKKITKADKKRKPGVNESPVKKKPKHKKRIMHCGICGSDQHNRR, from the exons ATGTTCTTGGTTTTTGATGTTTCAGGTTTATGTACTCCATATGTGGCAAGGTTTCTTGCTAAAGAGCATGACAAAGCTTCGGAATGCCAGGTGCATCCTTCTACTAATGGGTGCTTTGAAGTCACACTGGATGGAGACAAACACAGAGttagtttacaaaatatgacTTGTACctgcaaaaaatatcaaatatgtggTATTCCATGTGAGCATGCCTATGGAGTGATTCTGAAGAGGACGTTAAGTGCTGATGACTATGTCTGCCAGTGGTTTCGAACTGCTATGTGGAGGCTTAACTACACAAATGGCATTACTCCACAAAGGGGTGCTCGTCATTGGCCTTCGACTTTAGGTGAGAATGTTCATGTTCCACCTGAGCCACCACAACCTGGGAGAAAGAAGATAACCAAGGcagacaagaagaggaagccaGGTGTAAATGAGTCTCCTgtcaagaagaaaccaaaacataaaaaaaggatAATGCACTGTGGAATTTGTGGTTCTGATCAGCATAACCGTAG ATGA
- the LOC104712466 gene encoding uncharacterized protein At4g04775-like, which translates to MSTVSGGSSGSSNVRQRGFVVGVPKRCWCGEHIVAKNSKSEPNPSRRYFRCREAAAKKLVNDNHIFKWVDEALLDEVATLGVQFERVKEEMKERTIETLQEQKLKFEKMQMEFEKELCERVEEVLLEAKAELQCRMNKSIIVCVFGFMILFALFKLV; encoded by the exons ATGAGTACCGTTTCTGGAGGTTCGAGTGGTTCATCAAATGTTCGACAAAGAGGATTCGTCGTTGGCGTGCCTAAGAGATGCTGGTGTGGGGAACACATCGTGGCAAAGAATTCCAAATCCGAGCCTAATCCTTCTCGGAGATACTTTCGATGTCGAGAAGCAGCAGCAAAGAAG CTTGTGAACGATAACCACATCTTTAAGTGGGTCGATGAGGCATTGTTGGACGAGGTAGCAACATTGGGTGTTCAATttgagagagtaaaagaagagatgaaagagcgTACAATAGAGACATTGCAAGAACAGAAGCTGAAATttgagaagatgcaaatggagtTCGAAAAAGAGCTTTGTGAGAGGGTTGAAGAAGTTTTGTTGGAAGCAAAAGCTGAATTGCAATGTAGGATGAATAAGAGTATAATTGTATGTGTTTTCGGTTTTATGatcttgtttgctctgtttaagCTTGTATGA
- the LOC109126313 gene encoding uncharacterized protein LOC109126313: MDLIIRSGFGQQDGIGQRDGVGEREYDEEGEDRDEFHVDMLAQEFTDAEESIRHDTYPESDDEEEGRGRGAGRGRGAGPERVFTDIGRGDGTLWKDQSFYNGVAFKESVLDYALHTGYNLKQYRYDKDKLGFRCVGDKGNCEWKVFAALLPNASLWKITKYIDKHCCTPNGECEMFKVPVIARIFLDKIREEPDHYKPLRIEQIIMERWKISATRPQCQAARRKALGWIEYEYEQQFARLRDYQAEILEANPGSVVEIDTIKNDAGQDVFNRFYVCFDALRRTWKQTCRPIIGVDGAFLKAKIKGQLLAALGRDADNGIYPIAWCVVQVENKDNWLWFVKRLKTDLDLNEGDGYILVSDRQKGLIKAVELELPQIEHRMCVRHIYGNLKKTHPSKKQIKPLLWHMAWSYNAKQFGERLEQIHAYDTGVYDDVMKSKPKSWCRAFYKLGGYCEDVDNNFTESFNKTIDKAREKPFVAMLETVRRLSMVRIAKRSALSHSHKGN, encoded by the exons ATGGATTTAATAATCCGATCTGGTTTTGGGCAACAAGATGGTATTGGGCAAAGAGATGGTGTTGGAGAACGAGAGtacgatgaagaaggagaggatCGAGATGAATTTCACGTCGATATGCTTGCTCAGGAATTTACCGATGCTGAAGAGTCGATTCGTCATGATACGTACCCAGAAAGtgacgacgaggaagaaggtcgtggtcgtggtgcgggtcgtggtcgtggtgcggGTCCAGAGAGGGTGTTTACGGATATCGGACGTGGTGATGGAACTTTGTGGAAAGACCAATCCTTCTACAATGGGGTCGCATTCAAGGAGAGTGTCTTGGACTATGCACTACATACTGGTTACAATTTGAAGCAATACAGGTATGACAAAGATAAACTCGGGTTTAGATGTGTTGGGGATAAGGGCAATTGTGAGTGGAAAGTGTTTGCTGCACTTCTTCCAAACGCATCTTTGTGGAAGATTACGAAATACATTGATAAGCATTGTTGTACCCCCAATGGCGAGTGTGAGATGTTTAAGGTCCCAGTCATAGCTAGAATTTTTCTCGATAAGATTAGAGAGGAACCGGATCATTACAAGCCTTTGAGGATTGAACAGATTATCATGGAAAGGTGGAAGATATCCGCTACTAGGCCACAATGTCAAGCTGCTCGGAGAAAGGCTTTGGGATGGATAGAGTATGAGTATGAACAACAGTTTGCACGACTGCGAGATTACCAAGCTGAGATCTTGGAAGCAAATCCAGGGTCTGTTGTGGAGATTGATACAATTAAGAATGATGCTGGTCAAGACGTCTTCAAtcggttttatgtttgtttcgatGCCCTTAGAAGAACTTGGAAACAGACTTGCCGGCCAATAATAGGAGTTGATGGCGCCTTCTTAAAGGCAAAGATCAAGGGACAGTTGCTTGCTGCATTAGGCAGAGATGCAGACAATGGCATCTATCCAATAGCCTGGTGTGTTGTTCAAGTTGAGAACAAAGACAATTGGTTATGGTTTgtgaagagattgaagactGACCTGGATCTAAACGAGGGAGATGGTTACATTTTAGTGTCTGATCGACAAAAG GGGTTGATAAAAGCTGTGGAGTTGGAGTTACCACAAATAGAGCATAGAATGTGTGTTAGACACATCTatgggaacttgaagaagactcATCCTTCCAAGAAGCAAATCAAGCCACTCCTCTGGCATATGGCTTGGAGCTATAATGCAAAACAGTTCGGTGAGAGACTGGAACAGATACACGCTTATGACACTGGTGTGTATGATGATGTTATGAAGTCGAAACCAAAGAGCTGGTGTCGTGCCTTCTATAAGTTGGGGGGTTATTGCGAAGATGTTGACAACAACTTCACAGAATCTTTCAACAAGACCATCGACAAAGCAAGGGAGAAACCGTTTGTGGCAATGTTGGAGACAGTTAGAAGACTGTCTATGGTTCGGATTGCCAAGCGTTcagctctctctcattctcacaaaggtaattaa